A single genomic interval of Labeo rohita strain BAU-BD-2019 chromosome 13, IGBB_LRoh.1.0, whole genome shotgun sequence harbors:
- the LOC127175139 gene encoding E3 ubiquitin-protein ligase TRIM35, producing MDSSVEELFCPVCYETFKAPVILSCSHSVCKACLQQFWKIKTTQECPVCRRRSSRDDPPCNLVLKNLCESIQKERYQTQGRLSGSEEVCSLHGEELKLFCLEDKQPACVVCFTSQKHINHTVRPISEVASSYKDELSTELKSLQRKLILRENVKEDCVKTLKQIKSQAEHTERQIKEEFEKLHRFLRDEEEATITALREEEEQKKQMMKEMLEEVNRHISALSHTIRDTEDMMKASDVCFLKEFPVLMERVQISQPDPQTPAGALIHVPHYLGNLPFRVWKKMQDIVQNTPVVLDPNTAHPWHILSDDLTSVKGSWSSQLLPDNAERFDIYPCVLGSKGFNSGTHCWDVEVNECPYWCLGVTSAANHRKGFVFFRTGVWSVQYRLFEAAGFPVEQRLERVRVDLDYDRGTVSFSDPVTNTRLHTITTNFTDTVFPFFCCYGIFHLRILPFNSL from the exons ATGGATTCATCTGTAGAAGAACTTTTTTGTCCCGTTTGCTATGAAACCTTCAAGGCTCCTGTTATTTTATCATGTAGTCACAGTGTTTGTAAAGCGTGTCTTCAACAGTTCTGGAAAATCAAGACAACTCAGGAGTGTCCTGTCTGCAGGAGGAGATCCTCAAGAGATGATCCTCCGTGTAATCTTGTGCTAAAAAACTTGTGTGAGTCAATCCAGAAGGAAAGATATCAGACTCAGGGACGTTTATCAGGGTCTGAGGAGGTCTGCAGTTTACATGGTGAGGAACTAAAACTCTTCTGTCTGGAGGACAAACAGCCTGCGTGTGTAGTGTGCTTTACTTCACAGAAACACATCAATCACACAGTCAGACCCATTAGTGAAGTTGCTTCATCATATAAG GATGAGCTCAGTACAGAACTCAAGTCCTTACAAAGGAAGTTAATTCTCAGAGAGAATGTTAAAGAGGATTGTGTGAAGACACTTAAGCAAATCAAG TCTCAAGCTGAGCACACAGAGCGTCAGATTAAAGAGGAGTTTGAGAAGCTTCATCGGTTTCtcagagatgaagaagaagctACAATCACTGCACTGAGGGAGGAAGAGGAGCAGAAGAAGCAGATGATGAAGGAGATGCTGGAGGAGGTGAACAGGCACATCTcagctctttcacacacaatcaGAGACACAGAGGACATGATGAAAGCTAGTGATGTCTGCTTTCTAAAG gAGTTCCCAGTCTTGATGGAAAG AGTCCAGATCTCACAGCCGGATCCACAGACGCCTGCTGGAGCTTTGATTCATGTGCCACATTACTTGGGCAACCTGCCGTTCAGAGTCTGGAAGAAGATGCAGGACATTGTTCAAAACA CTCCTGTGGTTCTGGATCCAAACACTGCTCATCCATGGCACATCCTGTCTGATGATCTGACCAGTGTGAAAGGCAGTTGGAGCAGTCAACTGCTTCCTGATAATGCAGAGAGATTTGACATCTATCCATGTGTTCTGGGTTCAAAAGGTTTTAACTCAGGAACACACTGCTGGGATGTGGAGGTTAATGAGTGTCCATACTGGTGTCTTGGAGTAACTAGTGCAGCAAACCACAGGAAgggatttgttttctttaggacTGGTGTGTGGAGTGTGCAGTACAGACTGTTTGAAGCAGCTGGTTTTCCTGTTGAGCAAAGGCTTGAGAGAGTAAGAGTTGATCTGGACTATGACAGAGGAACTGTGTCATTCTCTGATCCTGTAACTAACACACGTCTACACACTATTACAACCAACTTCACTGACACAGTCTTTCCATTCTTCTGTTGTTATGGTATTTTTCATCTGAGGATCTTACCATTCAATAGTTTATAA
- the LOC127175351 gene encoding heat shock protein 30, whose product MLSLIGFQPSLSSFMGTDWPVRSLWPEITPLYRHAEVLQELKSSLEKLQHKILEEIQQEIYPVACTMEKEGSGFALTLDTKDFSPEELSVRQVGRKLHVSGKSKKKQEDGKGSYSYRIQEFRWVFDLPQGVNPDAVTCSMADGKLYIQAPVNQPSEAAERMLPIDCQTVKTTQPETDETQHHTSTAQKS is encoded by the coding sequence ATGTTGAGCCTGATTGGATTCCAGCCTTCCCTCAGCTCATTCATGGGAACTGACTGGCCGGTGCGCAGTCTCTGGCCGGAGATCACACCTCTTTACAGACACGCAGAGGTACTGCAGGAGCTGAAGAGCAGCCTGGAGAAACTTCAGCACAAGATCTTGGAGGAGATCCAGCAGGAGATCTACCCGGTCGCCTGCACAATGGAGAAAGAGGGAAGCGGCTTTGCTTTGACGCTGGACACTAAAGACTTTTCCCCAGAAGAGCTGTCAGTCAGACAGGTGGGCAGGAAGTTGCATGTCAGCGGAAAGAGCAAGAAGAAGCAGGAGGACGGGAAAGGCTCGTACTCTTACAGAATCCAAGAGTTCAGATGGGTGTTTGATCTGCCTCAAGGAGTGAATCCTGACGCGGTGACCTGCTCCATGGCTGATGGAAAGCTCTACATACAGGCACCAGTAAATCAGCCATCTGAAGCAGCTGAGAGGATGCTGCCCATTGACTGTCAAACTGTGAAGACAACGCAGCCAGAGACAGACGAGACACAACACCACACCAGCACAGCACAGAAGAGCTGA
- the LOC127175349 gene encoding heat shock protein 30, producing MLSLIGFQPSLSSFMGTDWPVRSLWPEITPLYRHAEVLQELKSSLEKLQHKILEEIQQEIYPVTCTMEKEGSGFALTLDTKDFSPEELSVRQVGRKLRVSGKSEKKQEDGKGSYSYRIQEFRRVFDLPQGVNPEAVTCSMADGKLYIQAPVNQPSEAAERMLPIDCQTVKTTQPETDETQHHTSTAQKTLNNPENTEDRRQPSAGQS from the coding sequence ATGTTGAGCCTGATTGGATTCCAGCCTTCCCTCAGCTCATTCATGGGAACTGACTGGCCGGTGCGCAGTCTCTGGCCGGAGATCACACCGCTTTACAGACACGCAGAGGTACTGCAGGAGCTGAAGAGCAGCCTGGAGAAACTTCAGCACAAGATCTTGGAGGAGATCCAGCAGGAGATCTACCCGGTCACCTGCACAATGGAGAAAGAGGGAAGCGGCTTTGCTTTGACGCTGGACACTAAAGACTTTTCCCCAGAAGAGCTGTCAGTCAGACAGGTGGGCAGGAAGCTGCGTGTCAGCGGAAAGAGCGAAAAGAAGCAGGAGGACGGGAAAGGCTCGTACTCTTACAGAATCCAAGAGTTCAGACGGGTGTTTGATCTGCCTCAAGGAGTGAATCCTGAGGCGGTGACCTGCTCCATGGCTGATGGAAAGCTCTACATACAGGCACCAGTAAATCAGCCATCTGAAGCAGCTGAGAGGATGCTGCCCATTGACTGTCAAACTGTGAAGACAACGCAGCCAGAGACAGACGAGACACAACACCACACCAGCACAGCACAGAAGACACTCAACAATCCTGAAAACACTGAGGACAGAAGACAACCCTCTGCTGGACAATCTTAA